The sequence CAAGTCTTCATTTAATCATTGTTTTTATGCATTAAAGCTTTTATCTTGGTTTACTTGAGTGTCTGTGTGCCTTTGTTCCAGAAATATACCGGTCACGTAGTACAGAGCATTGAGGGGGGACCCGGGGGGAACACCCTGGAGTAGACCCTTGGGAAAGACTGATTGACTCAGTCTTCCTCTACAtggtggggaagaagaggaagcctGAGTCAATTAGTCCTTCCCAAGGGTCCACTCAGGGGTGCTCCCCCCGGGTTCCCCCCCAATACTCCGTACTACAGGACTGGTATATTTTTGGAACAAAGGCACACAGACTCTCAAGttaaccaagataaaagtttaATGCATAAGCACAATTACTAAATAAAAACTTGGTTGGTAGCAGCTACAAAGATAGCAAATATAAGGGGAATAAtgggaaaggggagaggggaagaaatgAGGTAAATGTGTATCAGGCAAAATCACCCATAAGTCCATCTAAAAAGAAACAGGCAGTCTCTCCCCTAGACCCCCTCCCATCCCGGTCGACTAGCGACAAAACTTGCCTTTTGGAAAACCAGCCTCTGAAAACAATAACACTCTAACTTCCCTTAAGCTCCCGGACCGGGCAGCTTCAGACGTCCATTgccttaggctgatataccaactgtgcccttatctggacagtgatagcctagctacagttatccatgctctgataacctctcgtttggattactgcaatgcgttatacgtggggctgcctttgaaaacggtccggaagcttcagctggtacaaaacagggcagcccgtttactaacagggactgaccggcgagatcacattacgccagtccttttacaacttcattggctgccagtccaggtccgggcctgattcaaagtgctggtattgacatttaaagccctaaacggtttggggccaggttatttgaaggaacgcctcctcccatatgtacctgcccggaccttaagatcatctacaggggtccttctccgtgagcccctgccagaggaagtgaggccggtggctaccaggaggagggctttctccgctgtggcaccccggttgtggaatgagctccccagagaggtccgcctggtgcctacactgtactcctttcgtcgccagctgaagacctttttattcactcagtattttaacacttaattttaacttaaatttaaattatactgttttaactctgtattttaaccttatatcaattttgctgcgtggttttatcctggttgtgctttttatattgtattttgtatttgtatttttaacttgttgattgttttatgatggttttaatttttgtgaaccgcccagagagcttcggctattgggcggtataaaaatgtaataaataaataaataagaatggggGAAGCTTTTGCCAGAAAACCCCCCATTTTTGCTCCCACACACCACATTCTACACTTAGAGAACCATGGGAGATGGGACAAAAATGCCCTCCGTTCTCTGAAATATAAAAGAAGCCACACATGTTATCCTCTCTCTGCTCTAAGCCAAAGCTTTCCTTATATCCCTGCGGCTGCTTTTCCGTCACTTTTCCTTGCTTTGTTATCTGTCTCATTTGCCTAATTAGCACCCTTTCGTATGTTCAGAGCGTTTGTCTGAGGCGGACCTGACCGTCCGCTGTGACAGAGGTGGGAATGGAACTCTGCTGCGGCTGAACTGCTCCGCAGGGCCCTGGGAAGACGGCATGGAATTCAGCTGGAACTCAACCAGCGAGAGTGACCTTGGCCCCTCCGGGAGATCCCTTTCCATCTGGTACAACTCAGAGGACCCCGATCGGAACGTCACCTGCACAGCACAGAACCCCGTTGGCAGCGCGTCCAGGACAGTGTCCTTGAAGCAATGTTGGAATGGTGGGGGTAAGCTTTTTCTCTCCTTGAAAGAGACCTAGGAAGGCGGCTCTCCCCTCTCTCTAGGCAGAGGCAATGCTGCCCCTGTTTTTAAGCTAATACAATACCtgaagaaacaaacttcaaagtgatcttgataggctggagagctgggctgaaaacaacagaatgaaatttaatagggataaatgccaagttctacatttaggaaatagaaaccaaatgcacagttacaagatgggagacacttggctcagcaatactacaaacgagaaggatcttggaattgttgtagatcgaaagctgaatatgagccaacagtgcaatatggctgcaaaaaaggcaaatgctattttgggctgcattaatagaagtatagcttccaaatcacgtgaggtactggttcctctctattcagccctggttaggcctcgtctagagtattgcgtccagttctgggcttcacaattcaagaagggcgcagacaagctggagcgtgttcagaggagggcaaccaggatgatcaggggtctggaaacaaagccctatgaagagagactgaaagaactgggcaagtttagcctgaagaagagaagattgaggggagacatgatagcactcttcaaagacttaaaaggttgtcacacagaggagggccaggatctcttctcgatcctcccagagtgcaggacacggaataatgggctcaagttaaaggaagccagattccagctggacatcaggaaaaacttcctgattgttagagcagtatgacaatggaatcagttacctagggaggtggtgggctctcccacactagaggccttcaagaggcagctggacaagcatctgtcagggatgctttagggtggattcctgcattgagcaggggggttggactcgatggccttgtaggcctcttccaactctacgattctatgatggCAGATGAAGTTCTGAGGGGGGTTGGCTGGGAGATCAGAGAGCCCCAGAGAAGACAGAAACAGCCACGCTGGCTTGTGTAACAGAGGCTTTGCTGCGGGGACGATGCTTGAACATCAAGGCCAAATACATTCCACACCTACAAAAATTCAGCAACTAGTATGAATGATGGAAATAAAGCATAATTGTATATCGCTGCAGATTACAGTTGCTCAATTTATTCTGCCCCTTCTGACCGGCAGAGGTGGCTCTCCACGGTCCTTCCCAGCTTGACTACCTGCAGTTCTTCTCACTAAAGGTGTTGGGGATTGAAGCCGACCCCTCCCCAAGCTAAGGCAGAGGCCTTCCCCATCTCTGTTCCTCTAGATCCATCAGGACTGGACCAGTTCCGGCTCCAGGCCTCAGATGTGATCGAGAGCAGGTTTTCTTTGAAAAGACTATGCACTGAACCAAGCATTGAGAGAAAATACCCTTGGGGATTCAAAAATGTACTTTGCAAGCAGATGGTTCTTGCAATGGCTGAAATGTGTTATTTCTCTTTTAAAGGTGCCGGTGTGAGCGCCCCCCACGGCCAACTTTCAGAAACGCTCATCGGAGTTACAGTCGCCACACTGATGGTTGCAAAAGTGAGCATCAGTGCCTGTGTTTTTGCCAAGTGGCCTTGCTGCACCAAGTAGGGAGAGATTCCAGAGAAGTTGGCGTCTTTCGCTTGCAAAGAGAGAAGTAGGTACAATGCGCTTAGCAGGAGCCGAGCAAACAGAGAAGTTCctgcaccagcagcaccagccgCCACGCCCTTCCCGATGCTTCTTCGCACAAGCCAATCACTGCTGAAGTGTCCGCTGGCCTCCAAGAGCCATTTTCAGCTCCGGACATTGAGTGGCCCCAAACCCTCTGCGGGTTTACCAAGGGGGGGACACTTTGTTTGACGATTGCATGGGTCTAACGCCAAATACCAACATCTCTGCGAGGAGCCATAAGCAGGCTAACATTTGATGTGTCTGCAATTGAGggctgtgtgtgtgattgtgcaaGGGCGTAGAAATATGTCGTAAGAACATTTTACTTCTTGCAGAATTCAAACCCTctttttaggctgcagtcctgaatacacttactctggagtaagacccattgaaagcaGTGGGATGTCGTTCGAGTAATTGTGCACAGGATTGTTATTATTTCAAGATAGTTGAATTCTATAAGGTTATTCCtgtttaagtgtgtgtgttttaaaaaaaatctaaattgtGTGAA comes from Elgaria multicarinata webbii isolate HBS135686 ecotype San Diego chromosome 21, rElgMul1.1.pri, whole genome shotgun sequence and encodes:
- the LY9 gene encoding T-lymphocyte surface antigen Ly-9 — its product is MMSCLWMVLLCLLPADTSGEETAEEARGVLGGSVTFQLKTAEQSTHIFWLTNSRSDSFDTFAVLSPRKPCELQTLHPAFRGRLNVSEDCKKLQVSHLVQDDSGTYRAQIQISPEEDPLRMTFGLQVYKRLSEADLTVRCDRGGNGTLLRLNCSAGPWEDGMEFSWNSTSESDLGPSGRSLSIWYNSEDPDRNVTCTAQNPVGSASRTVSLKQCWNGGGAGVSAPHGQLSETLIGVTVATLMVAKVSISACVFAKWPCCTK